Proteins encoded by one window of Nicotiana tabacum cultivar K326 chromosome 10, ASM71507v2, whole genome shotgun sequence:
- the LOC142164610 gene encoding structural maintenance of chromosomes protein 5-like — protein sequence MVAYFFFIIFLRQRECLKVAELRKMFLFIEKLLGRASSIGAFIKRGEESGYIKISLRGETKEEQLTIRRKIDTRNKSEWIFNVSVGYCFARSYTNDVQKFSIWNISIR from the exons ATGGTGGCCTATTTTTTCTTCATAATATTTCTTAGGCAAAGAGAATGCTTGAAAGTTGCAGAGCTAAGAAAGATGTTTCTTTTTATTGAAAAG CTTTTGGGGAGGGCTTCTAGTATTGGAGCATTTATAAAACGCGGGGAGGAGTCAGGGTACATCAAGATTTCCTTGAGAGGGGAAACCAAGGAGGAACAGTTAACTATCAGGCGGAAAATAGATACACGGAACAAATCTGAGTGGATTTTTAATG TGTCAGTGGGATATTGCTTTGCCAG GTCATATACTAATGATGTCCAAAAATTTAGCATTTGGAATATTTCAATACGTTGA